The following proteins are encoded in a genomic region of Hirundo rustica isolate bHirRus1 chromosome 3, bHirRus1.pri.v3, whole genome shotgun sequence:
- the PPM1B gene encoding protein phosphatase 1B isoform X2 has product MGAFLDKPKTEKHNAHGAGNGLRYGLSSMQGWRVEMEDAHTAVVGIPHGLEDWSFFAVYDGHAGSRVANYCSTHLLEHITNNEDFRAAEKPGSALEPSVENVKSGIRTGFLKIDEYMRNFADLRNGMDRSGSTAVGVMISPEHVYFINCGDSRAVLYRNGQVCFSTQDHKPCNPREKERIQNAGGSVMIQRVNGSLAVSRALGDYDYKCVDGKGPTEQLVSPEPEVCEILRAEEDEFIILACDGIWDVMSNEELCEYVKSRLEVSDDLETVCNWVVDTCLHKGSRDNMSIVLVCFSNAPKVSEEAVKKDAELDKYLESRVEEIMEKSGEEGMPDLAHVIRILTAENIPNLPPGGGLAGKRNIIENVYTRLNPHRDSEGGSGDLEDPW; this is encoded by the exons ATGGGTGCATTTTTGGATAAaccaaaaactgaaaaacataaTGCTCACGGTGCAGGGAATGGCTTGCGTTACGGCCTCAGCAGCATGCAGGGATGGAGAGTGGAAATGGAAGATGCTCACACGGCTGTTGTAGGTATTCCCCATGGCTTAGAGGACTGGTCCTTTTTTGCTGTCTATGATGGTCACGCAGGATCTCGTGTCGCAAATTACTGCTCCACGCACTTACTAGAACACATCACTAACAATGAAGACTTTAGGGCGGCAGAAAAACCCGGATCTGCTCTTGAACCTTCAGTGGAAAATGTCAAGAGCGGAATCAGAACTGGCTTTTTGAAAATTGATGAGTATATGCGCAATTTTGCAGACCTCAGAAATGGCATGGACAGAAGTGGCTCAACAGCAGTGGGAGTTATGATTTCACCTGAGCATGTATACTTTATCAACTGTGGTGATTCACGTGCTGTTCTCTATAGGAATGGACAAGTCTGTTTTTCAACACAGGATCACAAACCTTGCAACCCGAGGGAGAAAGAGCGAATCCAGAATGCAGGAGGCAGTGTAATGATTCAGCGTGTTAATGGTTCATTGGCAGTTTCTCGAGCTCTGGGGGACTATGACTACAAATGTGTTGATGGTAAAGGCCCTACAGAACAACTTGTTTCTCCAGAGCCTGAGGTGTGTGAAATCTTAAGGGCAGAAGAAGATGAGTTTATCATCCTGGCCTGTGATGGAATCTGGGATGTAATGAGCAATGAAGAGCTCTGTGAATATGTAAAGTCTAGACTTGAAGTATCAGATGACCTGGAAACAGTGTGCAATTGGGTAGTGGACACTTGTTTACATAAG GGGAGTCGTGATAACATGAGTATTGTattagtttgtttttcaaatgctCCTAAGGTCTCAGAGGAGGCAGTGAAAAAAGATGCCGAGTTGGATAAGTACTTGGAATCACGGGTTGAAG aaattatggaaaaatcGGGTGAAGAAGGAATGCCTGATCTTGCTCATGTTATTCGTATTTTAACTGCAGAGAATATCCCTAATTTACCACCAGGAGGTGGTTTAGCTGGCAA